One genomic window of Biomphalaria glabrata chromosome 9, xgBioGlab47.1, whole genome shotgun sequence includes the following:
- the LOC106079142 gene encoding GTPase IMAP family member 7-like isoform X3 — MSSLTNKDIAVILLGKTGYGKSTTGNTILDSDKFEVGVTHTTASITKLIDHGTSIINGCKWTVYDTPGLVDVEKSELESIQNAVDDMSRLMIACHERKQINIVFILVYDIINKFSKEDKKTFDALESLFGNKNFWKRCVLVLTKLDVLDTPFDEWLSKQTGFFNELVEKCGNNVVPVCNKETKEEQKTLKRSSREKLLKVILELGSSEPSYTFDEFKSFEKLRKDVILQYELPSLETKYNEKINRIKEERLKVRSKSQREAVLQKIAILKDRIVDKDNGTGRLRTYIESLDYEIESIPNPRCVIL; from the coding sequence TAACCAATAAGGACATCGCAGTGATACTTTTGGGTAAAACCGGCTACGGTAAAAGTACCACTGGAAACACTATACTTGATAGCGACAAGTTTGAAGTAGGTGTAACCCATACTACAGCATCAATCACAAAACTCATTGACCATGGTACATCTATAATAAATGGCTGTAAATGGACTGTTTACGACACTCCTGGTTTAGTGGACGTCGAGAAAAGTGAGCTGGAGAGCATACAAAATGCCGTTGACGATATGTCTAGACTTATGATTGCATGCCATGAACGTAAACAAATCAATATAGTATTTATATTGGTATACGACATAATTAACAAATTTTCCaaggaagacaaaaaaacatttgacgCACTAGAAAGTctatttggaaataaaaatttctGGAAGAGATGCGTACTTGTGCTGACAAAACTCGACGTGTTAGACACCCCGTTTGATGAGTGGCTCTCCAAGCAGACAGGGTTTTTCAATGAGCTAGTGGAGAAATGCGGCAACAATGTCGTACCAGTGTGTAACAAAGAGACGAAGGAAGAACAAAAGACACTGAAGAGAAGCTCAAGAGAAAAACTTTTGAAGGTGATATTAGAACTGGGAAGCTCAGAACCAAGTTACACCTTTGATGAATTTAAATCCTTCGAGAAGCTTCGAAAAGATGTCATTCTCCAGTATGAGCTTCCATCGCTGGAAACCAAATACAATGAAAAAATCAATAGAATCAAAGAAGAACGTTTGAAAGTAAGAAGTAAAAGTCAAAGAGAAGCTGTACTCCAGAAAATCGCCATTTTAAAAGATAGAATTGTTGACAAAGACAACGGCACGGGGAGACTTCGGACCTACATAGAGAGTTTAGATTATGAAATTGAATCCATCCCTAATCCGCGGTGCGTTATTTTGTAG